A region from the Brassica napus cultivar Da-Ae chromosome C8, Da-Ae, whole genome shotgun sequence genome encodes:
- the LOC106415551 gene encoding F-box/LRR-repeat protein At3g58930-like, with the protein MDRLSSLPDELLYHILSLLPTKSSVVTSSLSKRWLNLWKLNPNLDIDDSVFIHPQDGKGERQHIRQSFVRFVDSVLAMQGDSPINTFSLKCITGIHPDTVNRWICNVLQRGVSDLSLFTDFTCEDTEEDSYQLPRELFLSRTLVKLKLRSEHCVDWWWPGGIWSDSLALAMLKSLSIDSDLIFCGEVEEFIPSFTALEELRMGSMEWRESDVTVSSSTLRTLSLHGTGCEEFVNPTSVSFDTPNLRVLSYYDLVAEDYPLVNMKKLCDATINLILTDKQVKRLREPDNELLLEEEDDDEGNVFVNFGNVVKLMNGIQNVQKLSFTADTLEVLSQCCDTMPVFNNLKFLGITSEEGRGWQAMPALLKNCPRLETIILEGLLHYETDKCGDACPCISREGRGRSLRACPVNRLEIQGFRATMKEMTMIKHFLDYFPGLKRLDVVIEDNEPTQLRNPELSKCVKEMFNLYSRLFPSCSVELMVSGFLQKKWRAQGHI; encoded by the exons ATGGATCGTCTCAGCAGTCTACCAGACGAGCTTCTCTATCACATCCTCTCCCTCCTCCCCACAAAGTCCTCCGTTGTGACTTCTTCCCTCTCAAAGAGATGGCTCAACCTCTGGAAACTCAATCCCAACCTCGACATCGACGACTCCGTCTTCATCCATCCCCAAGACGGCAAAGGAGAGAGGCAACACATTCGCCAGAGCTTCGTCCGCTTCGTGGACAGCGTGCTCGCTATGCAGGGCGACTCTCCCATCAACACCTTCTCCCTAAAATGCATCACCGGCATCCATCCGGACACCGTCAACCGTTGGATATGCAACGTCCTGCAACGCGGCGTTTCGGACCTTAGCCTCTTCACTGATTTCACTTGCGAGGATACCGAAGAGGATAGCTACCAGTTGCCTAGAGAGTTGTTCCTTAGTCGCACGCTCGTTAAACTGAAGCTAAGAAGCGAGCATTGCGTTGATTGGTGGTGGCCGGGCGGAATCTGGAGTGATTCTTTAGCCTTAGCGATGCTTAAGAGTCTTAGCATTGACTCTGACTTGATTTTCTGCGGCGAGGTTGAAGAGTTTATTCCTTCTTTCACTGCGCTTGAGGAGCTACGGATGGGTAGCATGGAGTGGAGAGAGTCGGATGTGACCGTATCGAGTTCGACCCTGAGGACGCTGAGTCTCCACGGCACGGGCTGTGAAGAGTTTGTGAATCCGACTAGCGTTTCTTTTGATACTCCGAACCTGCGTGTGTTAAGCTACTATGACTTGGTTGCGGAAGACTATCCGTTAGTCAATATGAAGAAGTTGTGTGATGCTACGATCAATCTTATACTAACTGATAAACAGGTTAAGCGACTAAGAGAGCCAGACAATGAGTTGTTGTTagaggaggaggatgatgatgagGGTAATGTTTTTGTCAACTTTGGTAATGTGGTGAAGCTCATGAATGGGATACAGAATGTTCAGAAGCTTTCCTTCACTGCTGATACTCTCGAG GTGCTTTCTCAATGCTGTGATACAATGCCAGTGTTCAACAACCTCAAGTTCTTAGGTATTACGAGTGAAGAGGGTCGAGGATGGCAAGCAATGCCAGCTCTTCTTAAGAACTGTCCgcgtttagaaactataatccTTGAG GGTCTGTTACATTACGAAACTGATAAGTGTGGGGATGCTTGTCCCTGCATATCTCGGGAAGGCAGAGGTCGTTCACTCAGGGCTTGTCCGGTGAATAGGTTGGAGATTCAGGGGTTTCGAGCAACGATGAAAGAGATGACCATGATAAAGCATTTCTTGGACTATTTTCCAGGTTTGAAGAGGCTTGACGTCGTCATTGAAGACAACGAGCCTACGCAGCTCAGAAACCCGGAGTTGTCTAAATGTGTCAAGGAGATGTTCAATCTCTACAGCAGGCTGTTTCCGAGTTGCAGCGTCGAGCTCATGGTGAGTGGTTTCTTGCAAAAGAAGTGGCGTGCACAAGGACATATCTGA